The following proteins are co-located in the Neomonachus schauinslandi chromosome 8, ASM220157v2, whole genome shotgun sequence genome:
- the LOC110583134 gene encoding signal recognition particle 14 kDa protein-like, translated as MVLLETEHFLTELTRLSQKCPLSGSVFITLKKYDGRTKPIPRKGSVEGFEPLDNNCLFRATDGKKISTVVSSKEVNELQMAYSNLLRANVDGLKKRDKKSKSRKSKAVQRRAPDTLLSPTNH; from the coding sequence ATGGTGCTGCTGGAGACCGAGCACTTCTTGACGGAGCTGACCAGACTCTCCCAGAAGTGCCCGTTATCCGGCAGCGTGTTCATCACCCTGAAGAAGTATGATGGTCGAACTAAACCCATTCCAAGGAAAGGTTCTGTAGAGGGCTTTGAGCCCTTAGACAACAATTGTCTGTTCAGAGCTACTGATGGGAAAAAGATCAGCACCGTGGTGAGCTCCAAAGAAGTGAACGAGCTTCAGATGGCTTACTCAAACCTACTGAGAGCTAACGTGGATGGGCTGAAGAAGAGGGACAAAAAAAGCAAGAGTAGGAAGAGCAAAGCAGTGCAGAGAAGGGCACCAGATACCCTGCTTTCACCAACTAACCACTGA